The following are from one region of the Granulicella aggregans genome:
- the rpsE gene encoding 30S ribosomal protein S5: MAVIKKKIDANRLNLKDEVVSINRVTKVVKGGKNMSFAALVVVGDAGEGVVGYGSGKAKEVPQAIRKGIESAKKNLFKINLTETTIPHQVLGHFGAGSVMLKPAPEGTGVIAGKTVRAVMTSAGIQNVLTKSLGTANPHNVIKATFDALIQLRNKSEVAALRGKAEDEL, from the coding sequence ATGGCAGTTATCAAGAAAAAGATTGACGCAAACCGGCTGAACCTGAAGGACGAGGTTGTTTCGATCAACCGCGTGACCAAGGTCGTCAAGGGCGGTAAGAATATGTCCTTCGCCGCGCTGGTTGTGGTGGGTGACGCCGGTGAAGGCGTTGTGGGCTACGGTTCGGGCAAGGCTAAGGAAGTTCCCCAGGCGATTCGCAAGGGGATTGAGTCGGCCAAGAAGAACCTGTTCAAGATCAACCTGACCGAGACCACGATCCCTCACCAGGTGCTTGGGCACTTCGGCGCAGGTTCGGTGATGTTGAAGCCGGCGCCGGAAGGTACCGGAGTCATCGCCGGCAAGACGGTTCGCGCCGTCATGACCTCGGCTGGTATTCAGAACGTGCTGACGAAGTCGCTCGGTACGGCGAACCCGCACAACGTGATCAAGGCGACGTTTGACGCGCTGATCCAGTTGCGCAACAAGAGCGAAGTTGCTGCGCTGCGTGGCAAGGCTGAAGACGAGCTCTAA
- the rpmD gene encoding 50S ribosomal protein L30 — MADTNAVAKIKLQYFRSKICTPVKHKLVIKGLGFTRLNQIVEREDTPSVRGMVAKVPHLVRYV; from the coding sequence ATGGCAGATACAAATGCAGTCGCGAAGATTAAGCTGCAGTACTTCCGGTCCAAGATCTGCACGCCGGTAAAGCACAAGCTCGTCATCAAGGGCCTCGGCTTTACCCGGTTGAACCAGATTGTCGAACGCGAGGACACACCTTCCGTTCGCGGCATGGTGGCGAAGGTTCCGCACCTGGTTCGCTACGTCTAA
- the rplO gene encoding 50S ribosomal protein L15 yields the protein MAIRNLSNLRAPKKANENKKRVGRGMGSGMGKTSTRGHKGQGSRSGSSLMRGFEGGQMPLHRRLPKRGFTNIFRVEYTVLGLDRVAELVAEHGAIEFTLEKIVELNLLRRKNGLIKVLKNGEISSPVTIHAHKFSKSAKEAIEKAGGKAIVIGEVAAA from the coding sequence ATGGCAATCCGTAATCTTTCCAATCTGCGCGCTCCGAAAAAGGCGAATGAGAACAAGAAGCGTGTCGGCCGCGGTATGGGTTCGGGCATGGGTAAGACCTCGACCCGCGGACACAAGGGTCAGGGATCGCGCTCGGGTTCGAGCCTAATGCGTGGCTTCGAGGGCGGCCAGATGCCGCTGCACCGCCGTCTGCCGAAGCGCGGCTTCACCAACATCTTCCGCGTCGAGTACACCGTCCTCGGTCTCGACCGCGTGGCTGAGCTGGTCGCTGAGCATGGCGCGATCGAGTTCACGCTCGAGAAGATCGTTGAGCTGAACCTGCTTCGCCGGAAAAACGGTCTGATCAAGGTTCTGAAGAATGGCGAGATCAGCTCACCTGTAACGATCCATGCCCACAAGTTTTCGAAGTCGGCTAAGGAAGCGATCGAGAAGGCTGGCGGCAAGGCGATCGTGATCGGCGAAGTCGCTGCTGCGTAA
- the secY gene encoding preprotein translocase subunit SecY, giving the protein MFDKIANIFRIPDLRKRVLFTLGLLAVYRLGAHIPTPGINADLLAQFFNQNSGSALGLVDLFSGGNLRKLTVFALGIMPYITASIIFQLLTVIYEPLAKLQKEGELGRRKITQWTRYVTVLLAIVQSSAIAVSLTSTQTGSPMVTISHLLFVPLCVLTLTTGTAFIMWLGEQITERGIGNGMSLLIFTGIVVGLPRGIEDLYVKVRDNAWGALTPLAVIILVVGMIAVVAFIVFVEKSERRIPVQYAKRIVGRKMMGGQSTHLPLKVNSGGVMPVIFASSILSVPLLFGGVNWFGTPLRETSFFGPIFKNIAPSEPMYELIFIVAIIFFAYFYISIVFRPDDIADNMRKYGGFIPGIRPGNRTRDFINDVLTRITLVGAIYLIIISLVPTLLISGIHFNHLWLIGPVFDRLPTWMTNGLGVNFYFGGTSLLIVVGVAMDTVQQIESQLIMRHYDGFTPKSGRIRGRKSW; this is encoded by the coding sequence ATGTTTGACAAAATCGCCAACATCTTTCGTATCCCCGACCTCCGCAAGCGCGTTCTTTTCACGCTAGGTCTCCTCGCTGTATACCGTCTTGGCGCGCATATCCCGACACCGGGCATCAATGCTGACCTGCTGGCACAGTTCTTTAACCAGAACTCGGGTTCCGCGCTTGGCCTAGTCGACCTGTTCTCGGGCGGAAACCTGCGTAAGCTGACGGTCTTCGCGCTGGGCATCATGCCGTACATTACGGCGTCGATCATCTTCCAGTTGCTTACGGTGATCTATGAACCGTTGGCGAAGCTGCAGAAGGAAGGCGAGCTTGGCCGCCGCAAGATCACTCAGTGGACCCGCTATGTGACGGTGCTGCTTGCGATTGTTCAGTCGAGCGCGATTGCGGTCTCGCTGACGAGCACCCAGACCGGTTCACCGATGGTGACCATCTCGCATCTACTCTTCGTTCCGCTCTGCGTGCTGACGCTGACGACGGGAACGGCGTTCATCATGTGGCTGGGAGAGCAGATCACGGAGCGCGGTATTGGCAATGGTATGTCGCTGCTGATCTTCACGGGTATCGTGGTCGGTCTGCCGCGTGGCATCGAAGACCTTTACGTAAAGGTTCGCGATAATGCGTGGGGTGCTTTGACTCCGCTTGCTGTGATCATCCTCGTCGTGGGCATGATCGCGGTGGTTGCGTTCATCGTGTTCGTCGAGAAGTCGGAGCGCCGGATTCCGGTGCAATATGCGAAGCGTATTGTTGGCCGCAAGATGATGGGCGGGCAGTCAACGCACCTTCCGCTGAAGGTGAACTCTGGTGGAGTGATGCCGGTCATCTTCGCGAGCTCGATCCTGTCTGTGCCGCTGCTATTTGGTGGCGTGAACTGGTTCGGGACGCCGCTGCGCGAGACTTCCTTCTTTGGCCCCATCTTCAAAAACATCGCTCCGAGTGAGCCGATGTACGAGTTGATCTTCATCGTTGCGATCATCTTCTTCGCTTACTTCTACATCTCGATCGTCTTCCGTCCGGATGACATTGCGGACAACATGCGGAAGTACGGCGGGTTCATTCCTGGCATTCGTCCGGGTAATCGTACGCGCGACTTCATCAACGATGTGCTGACGCGGATCACGCTGGTTGGCGCGATCTACCTGATCATCATCTCGCTGGTGCCGACGCTGCTGATCAGTGGTATTCACTTCAACCATCTTTGGTTGATCGGGCCGGTGTTTGACCGCCTGCCGACGTGGATGACCAATGGTTTGGGCGTGAACTTCTACTTTGGTGGAACTTCGTTGCTGATCGTTGTCGGCGTGGCGATGGATACGGTACAGCAGATTGAATCGCAGTTGATCATGCGGCACTATGACGGATTTACGCCGAAGTCTGGCCGCATCCGTGGCCGCAAGAGCTGGTAA